ATTTTCTCATCCTATGCTCTTTTTAATCACAGATACTAATGAGAATTGTACCAAGTAGCATGACCTTTCTCTGCATATTTGTTACTTTTGGTGTATGTTTCTGCACAATATTTAGCATTTATTTGGAATTTGGCTCTTTCCATAGGAATTGAGTTAGTTCTTGGAACGCGTGTCAAGTCTGCTGATGTAAGGCGTAAGACACTATTAACAGCAACTGGGGAGACTATAAGTTACAGGATTCTTCTTGTTGCTACAGGTGCTCGGGTATTGGAACTATTCTAATACTTCTCTTGCTTTTAGCGCTCAGTTGTTCTTAATAATGTTAATAATGCTTAAAAGAAGTTTACATATAAAAAGGGGAATATTTTTGCTTGGGAAAGTGACAGATTTGATAATGACATTGTTTTCCTTTGTATTTGGTAACAGTTGTGACATCAATATCACTTCTCTaggaaaaatatgaaattggattATAAGATGTACTAGACCTAAACAAACACTGAGTTTTTTGGGGTGTTACTTTTTCACAATTTTGGTCCTTCTGTTATAAATAAGGCATTATGTCAAAAgaattgattataattttatcaaaatagtAAGAATGTGTGTAAAAGTGTTTGGCCTATCAAATTTTCAGAAGTCCTGAAGTTTATTGATATACTAATGGGAGTGGCTTTCTCACTTTTATTGATTAGTCTGAGTTGAATGTAGGCTTTGAAGCTTGAAGAATTTGGAGTGACTGGATCAGATGCTGAAAATGTGTGCTATCTACGAGATTTGGCTGATGCAAATAGAATTTTTGATGCAATGCAATCCTGTCCTGGTGGGAATGCTATTGTCATTGGTGGTGGCTACATTGGAATGGAGTGTGCTGCATCTTTggtgataaataaaataaatgtaacCATGGTTTTCCCAGAAGCACATTGCAGTAAGTGCTTCTGTTCTGatgtctttatatatatatatatattgaatgaatCTGTCCATGGGATATTTAAAAATGTtgtcaaatataattttattcattttttgtcatacctataaaaaaaatttaagacgACTGAATATTTATGAGATTTTCTGttctatttttttgtcttttcttttcttatgtgCAGTGGCTCGTTTATTTACCCCAAAGATTGCAAGTTATTATGAAGATTATTATAAGTCTAAAGGAGTAACTTTCATTAAAGGAACCGTCTTGTCATCATTTGATATCGACTCTGATGGGAAGGTAAATCTTATGCTGCTATAAGAGGACTTCTTTTGGGTTCATTGGTAGTACTGCAATATGGACAAGAAGTCCCCATGTTAGGAATGTGCAAAGATTAATaccattaatgaatttttataaTTACCCAAATTAAGTAAACCGGCTTCAAGTTGCTATAATAGGATGTCTGTggtcatttcttaaaaaataataccaATAAAGATTTTCCTTACTTTTTATTCAAAAGATAAGAAGTATTAGTATCCTACAAGCATATTGATATTAGCGGTGCATCAGTTTGATCTCCTAAGTGAACTGATCAACTCCTTTACAGGTCACTGCTGTCAATCTTAGAGATGGAAGTCTGCTACCTGCAGACATGGTTGTTGTGGGTATAGGAATCCGCCCAAACACAGGCTTGTTTGAAGGCCAACTAACTTTGGAGAAGGGTGGGATCAAAGTAAATGGAAAGTTGCAGTCAAGTAACAGCTCAATCTATGCAGTAGGTGATGTTGCAGCATTTCCAGTTAAACTATTTGGTGAATGCCGTAGACTTGAACACGTGGACTCTGCTCGAAGGTCTGCAAGACATGCTGTTGCTGCAATAATGGAACCGGAAAAAACGGGTGAATTTGACTACTTACCATTTTTTTACTCCAGAGTCTTCACAATGTCTTGGCAGTTTTATGGGGACAATGTGGGGGAAGTAGTCCACTATGGGGATTTCTCAGGAAGTACAATCGGCGCATATTGGGTAAGCAAGGGTTACCTTGTTGGATCTTTCCTGGAAGGTGGAACCAAAGAAGAGTATGAGGCTATAGCCAAGACCACCAGGCTCAAGCCAGCAATTGAAGATCTGGGTGAGTTGGAAAGGCAGGGTTTGGGCTTTGCATTGACAGTTAGTCAGAAGCCATTGCCATCACCACCTGTTGAAGTAAATGGTTCTGGTCTTGTTCTGGAGAGACCAATATATGCTTTGCATGCAACTGCTGGTGTCATTGTGGCTGCTTCAATAGCTGCATTTGCGTACTGGTATGGGAGGAGGCGCAGAAGGTGGTAAGAAACTGTTTTGGCGGTGGGGGTGGTAGTAGCTGAAGGCTATTGGTGTTGCTTATATGAACTTGTGTAATCATGTTGTAGCATTGATAGGGATAGGAGATTTTTGATTCTTAATCATAGGAGATGACTTTTATCTGAACTAAAGAATAGTTCCACGATATTATTCAATACaaaatctatatattaatagaaaatttgtagagaactCTCATTTCAATGATATTTCTACCCTCTTAGGACCTGTTTAAATTGAGGGGGAGTAGAGGGTCCCTCTACTCCTCCCTCCCCCttaatccaaacagaccattaatGACCAGTCGTTTGCACTTTTTAGTGGTCGAGGGAAAGAGACAGTGTGACTAATTACAGTTTCATCAAGCAAAGGCATCCTACTTAACATAGTTATGAATGTGGCACATATGGAATTGCGTATTGacaaattccttttttttaagtaactATTCACAAGATATCTATCTTGTAAAATAATTCCAATTGACAGCAATCATGCATTACTTTTCTAGTTCATAAATTTGATCTTGGATATTGcttgatgtattttatttcttttctaagTGATTATTAAGTTGAaagttattataaaattaaaatgttggaTGAATTTGAGTGTTGCGTTTGTAATGAGCTCCTGAATTTGACGAGAGTCtggatttttttcctataaatctTGGAAGTTAGGTACTTTCTTTGCTATTCCACCTCACTAATAGGATAGGACTTCAATCGGCTTTGGTTATCTATAAACTTGCAATAGGGTTACACGATTCATGTTTGCTTACACAATACTtgctgaatttttatttatttacttattgtatataataataataataataaaaaaactttaaaatacaattatgCATTGGTGTAGTAATTAACTTGGTATACAAATACAATTAaggatttttttcaaaataacactaaaactcaaacaatttcgttagttagcacgttttcaaaacaatttagcaaactaacatctcgagggTAAGGAATTCGATTTTGTAGCGCTAAATCGAGCATCATAGACTCAAGTTCTACGCGCGAAAATCGACCATTacgaactcgagttccataaagaGATCAAACGAAGCCACAATGAGAAAACCTACACGAAGAACCAGAAGGAAGAACCCAAAAACCCAGcccaacaaagaagaaaaacaaacaagaaacATGAAGATCCGAAGAAACCAAACAAGaaacacaaagaaacaaaaaaaattagatctccCTAACCCAAACCATTCGGCTCAGACTGAACCTAGGCAACGACGACGAAGGTTCCAACGGCGATGACGAAGCTCCTTTTTCCTCTTATTCCTTATTGGGTCATTCATTCTTCTGTGtaattcattttcttctctGGAAAGGGGTTTGTTGATGTTCGGTTGGACATCTTAGGGAAATCGAGCCTTAAAGACTTGAGTtccatggaactcgagttcctcaCACTCAATTTACCACAACAAAATCGACTTTGTTATGCTCGAGATATTAGTTTGctaaatttgttttgaaaatgtgcTGACTAACGAGATTGTTTGAGATTcaatgttattttgaaaaacaaaatccatacaATTAATGGTAGCATGCCATTTTAaatggctttttaaaaaaattataataaaaaataaaaaccccgGAAGGTTAAACAATTCCATGTGCTAAAAGAGAAAGCATCTTTAATTCTTCacttaataataacaaataacaatCTTATCTTACAATTATATACACAACAATCCTCTTAACATATAGTACTCACATAGGTGGATATCATAATACTACTTTCATAATTGGGTAAACTTGGGTTGAATGTTAAGTTGTACTGCATCCATTAAAATAATGGCACATATCTACTTTTGGTCAAATGTCATCATCTCAATGAATCTAGTGCACTGGATCCAAGCCAAGTCTATAAAAGATTAACTTTTCTCCCCATTTCTTTTACTTTAGTATTAACTTTTCTCcccatttcttttcctttgtttgtgtttgtttctcaagagaggaaaaaaaaaaaaaaaaa
This genomic stretch from Castanea sativa cultivar Marrone di Chiusa Pesio chromosome 1, ASM4071231v1 harbors:
- the LOC142622681 gene encoding monodehydroascorbate reductase 4, peroxisomal: MGRAFTYVILGGGVAAGYAALEFTKRGVSQGELCIISEEPVAPYERPALSKGFLLPEARARLPSFHTCVGDNEERLTPKWYKEHGIELVLGTRVKSADVRRKTLLTATGETISYRILLVATGARALKLEEFGVTGSDAENVCYLRDLADANRIFDAMQSCPGGNAIVIGGGYIGMECAASLVINKINVTMVFPEAHCMARLFTPKIASYYEDYYKSKGVTFIKGTVLSSFDIDSDGKVTAVNLRDGSLLPADMVVVGIGIRPNTGLFEGQLTLEKGGIKVNGKLQSSNSSIYAVGDVAAFPVKLFGECRRLEHVDSARRSARHAVAAIMEPEKTGEFDYLPFFYSRVFTMSWQFYGDNVGEVVHYGDFSGSTIGAYWVSKGYLVGSFLEGGTKEEYEAIAKTTRLKPAIEDLGELERQGLGFALTVSQKPLPSPPVEVNGSGLVLERPIYALHATAGVIVAASIAAFAYWYGRRRRRW